In Brachionichthys hirsutus isolate HB-005 chromosome 5, CSIRO-AGI_Bhir_v1, whole genome shotgun sequence, a single genomic region encodes these proteins:
- the commd9 gene encoding COMM domain-containing protein 9, whose amino-acid sequence MAAAISSEHFNELQLLLKAPSKDAVRDFFVQSHSGPSRHLAESTAAAFDIPAGQAEQLIQSVHVLSHHVLFCNLSSPEQIRQLFPESFHPGLKNLITKILVENSPEWRTEALSNQISPPQLKELDWRVEMVTSSDSVSRMSVPTCLVHLKVEDPSEGSESVSTVTVELRQESLDTILDGLGRIRDQLSVVAGK is encoded by the exons ATGGCGGCCGCCATCTCCAGCGAGCACTTTAACGAACTGCAGCTTCTCCTGAAG GCTCCGTCTAAAGATGCCGTGAGAGACTTCTTTGTCCAGAGTCACAGCGGTCCGAGTCGGCATCTGGCAGAGAGCACAGCAGCCGCATTCGACATCCCCGCAGGCCAGGCCgaacag CTGATCCAGTCTGTCCACGTTCTGTCTCATCACGTCCTCTTCTGCAATCTCAGCTCTCCGGAGCAGATCCGTCAGCTCTTCCCCGAGTCGTTCCATCCCGGTCTGAAGAACTTGATCACCAAGATTCTGGTGGAGAACAG TCCAGAATGGAGAACAGAGGCTCTCAGTAACCAGA tctctCCTCCCCAGCTAAAGGAGTTGGACTGGAGGGTGGAAATGGTCACCAGCTCAGACTCAGTTAGTCGTATGTCTGTCCCGACCTGCTTGGTCCATCTCAAG GTGGAGGATCCATCAGAAGGCAGTGAGTCGGTATCCACGGTGACGGTGGAGCTGAGACAGGAGTCTCTGGACACCATACTGGATGGACTGGGGCGCATCAGAGACCAGCTGTCTGTGGTTGCTGGGAAATAA